The stretch of DNA ttctGAACAAATTTCAGATTTTATTTATACTATACTTACATGGCGTGTCCACATGGACATTATtcataacccctaccccccctcaccatggacaagcgtggacatccGTGTGCCCCCTACCACCCcttaagttgtccacgtggtatgtggacagccccttaaaataatataaaaataaaaaatgactcAAATTTGTTTGCTGAAAGcctcaataataataaatcgcTTACAACGGATCTGAAACATCAAAAAATGTTCTACTATTCTCTTATACTGGTTCGTTCAGTGACAGTTGTGGCTACTACACCCGCACTTTGTTGACAAGTCAAGCATCTCAGCACATTACCAATCCAATTTGTGCTCCataatcttgaaaattcaatttgaagatTTGTGATGCCTATAAAACCAATTTTCGAATCACTTCAAAACGTTCAAACGAGTGCTTGCCGGGACCGAGACCCGAGTCATCtccaagaataaaaaaaaactgaacgcTGGCAGGATCAGTACGAAGCAATACCACATCAAGGCTGTCAAAGCCATCGCCACAGCTCAGTTCGCAGCATTTTGGAACGTGTTTGTCATATCTTTTCGGAACCActcacatacatacacacatactGCTTTGGCTCTGGTGGAGAGCCCTTTTCATGATGATGCCAACGGTGCTTTTGTTCTTTCCTTCTCGTACTCCGTCACCATTAGTTTTTTTCGTTATCCCTAAACAGTACAACGTAAAGCTTTTTTTCTGCTCGACGCATACTTTATGCTTTCAACACTGTCTCGCATGATTCGTGTGGTCGGGCTGACACTGTCAAAATTGCAACCCTGCTAGATGGGGCGTTCTGGCGCACGCCACCGGGCGATTTTCAAAACtcatacaaacaatcaaacaGGAGACATGATGCCCCTAACGCCCAaacgtggaaaaaaatgaaaaagaatcaTCCACGCCGTTCGGCCGAGTTGTGTGGAACGTGTGGAACAGCATAAAATTTAATGTTCACTTTTGTCCCTGTTTTATGGCCACCGAACGAGCTGACAGTTCGTTGGGGATTGTGTCGGATATACGTATATattcttttcttcttcttttgcaAAATTGGTCCTGCCTACATTGGAGGACACGTCAACAGCTGCGCACGAAATTTATTGCAGATAATTTAAATATTTGCTTGTTTTATTAGTTTTGCTATCGTTTGGGGGGAATGGATGGAGCTTGAGCATGTATATAAAGGGCGTTGTGAGATTGGGAATTGAACGGAACGACATCATTGCAgtcattgtttttatttcacGAACGCTTGATAAGCTGTACAGTGTACGGCCCCACAAGCCTCATCGAAATCTCATACCTGAATCGCATATCCTTTCGTTTGATGTTGGTTCTTATCTCATACTCCAACAGCAGCCTTGTGAGGGCAGTTTTCAGAGAGATCATTCCATATCGATTACCGATGCAATTTCTGTACCCTCCACTGAACGGCAGATAGGCGTATGGATGGCGTGCTTGGCATGCTTCCGCTCGGAACCTTTCCGGATCGAAACGATCTGGTTCATCGCCCCAACAGTCCTTTCTGCGGTGCAAGCTATGGAAGCTCATGATGAGCACTTGCTTCCGGGGGATGCGAACACCGTCCAGCACAATCGGAGCGCCCGTTTCACGAGCGATAATCGGTATTACCGGAAACAACCTCATCGTTTCCTTGATCACCATTTCCGTGTACTCGAGTCGATTCAGCGTTTCAAGATTGAGCTCTACGGAGGGCGAATGAAAGATATCACGCAATTCCGCTACTACATTGTTCTGGATATCGGGATGTTGCGCTAGAGCGAGGCATGTATAACAAATGGTCAACGCCGATGTCTCGTAGCCCTGAAAAAGACTCATTAAAAAGCAAAGTGATCGAGAAGAAAATTTAGTCTATTTACAGCAATCATTAGAGTATGCAGATGATCACTAATATCTCGATCACTTAGATTTTGTCCGTTCAGTTGCAGGTGCAGGAGATTATCCATAAAAATGTGAGATTGGATATTTTCctcggaatcgttgttattgtCAGACAGTTTTTTACATCGCTCCTGTATCAGTTTGTCGACAAACGCTGTGCAAATGGCGCGAGATTTCTTCTCTTTGTCATAATTGCTGCAGAGTCGATAAACAGGTTCTAGAAACAATTCGGGCCTGAGCAAACGCATCCCTACGCAGTTCTGAATACTGAAACAAAGAACTTCATTATCTTTGCTGAACTATCTTAGAACCCAGACTCTACACTCACAGCTCAAAATTCTCAAAGCATTCATTTTCTCCCGGACGTCCCTCGACGTTGCAGCCCAGCGAGGTACTGAAAATCGTTTCATGCGAACTCCGTGTGACAAACTCCACTAGATTGATGTCCCTAGAACCATCGGCCAGAGGTTTCAGGGTATCTACCAGCTTTCGTGCGCGTGAATCGAAAATAGGAACAAATTCTGCCAGTACTTTCATCTTGAATGCAGGGTTCAGCAGCCTCCGAGTTTGTTTCCAGCGCTCACCGTCTGTACGGCATACAAATAAAACgagaaattatcaaaatttcccACACGAGTACACAACGGACACCTACCCCGTTCGCATATTAAACCGTGGCGCAGATGAAAAAAGTCGTACGGAAACGGTTTGTCGTACATTTTTTCATTTCTCAGCACCGCCTGTACCAAATCTGGATGTTGGACCAGGATTACCGGCAAAGGGCCAAACATCAGCTTGGTCAGCCTGGCGTCCGGCTCGAATGAAGAGATGATCGACCAAAAACCTCGCTCTGACGTGTTGCCAATAAATCTTAGCAAATGGCCAACCAGTGGGAGAGCGAATGGGGCAATTGGAATCGGTTGGGCATACTTTAGGGGCCGCAAAAATCGCACTGTCACAATTAGCAAGATAATGATCAGCATCAGAGGCAGGAAAAGTAGTGCCGCTCCCATCGTATCtcataaattttgaaaacaaatcaaCTCAAACACACTATCGAACACTTTACATATGCTGTTTTTTCGTATTTTGACCAAACAATATTTTCTAAACCGTTCTGTGAGTGCGAATTCACATTCAAAAACAATACATTTACAAATAAACGGATGACGAGACTATAAGTGGcgattttcaaaattatgaACTCTGGTATTGTATTTTCTAGAACCTAAGTATGAACAAAATATTGGATTGCTTCAAGATTATACGTCGTCCTAACGTGGCAAGAGGTCTTTCGAATATAAGCACGAGCGCGAATTTGTGTCAACTAAACCGACGCGCAAGAATTCGTTTTATTTTATGCTGTTTTAGGTTTGCATTTCGTCGAATTATGGAAACGTTAGTTAGAGTCTGCTCGCGAAAAATAAACCAACCACAAACAAGAAAACCAATCGAAGAAACGACTCATCTGTCGCTTCTCTCGTTTTGACCTTGAATCCCGTGCGggatttccaaaaaaaagtcactACGAACGCTTACCAACCTCGGGAAGAGAAAAAATCTGGTTTGCAGAAATTTTGGGTGTGGCTTCTTCTTGACGTTTTCATCGAGAACTGGTTCTAGTTGTCCGCTTCACGGATGCGCTGCTGCACTTGTAATTAGCACCAGTTATTCAACTAACCCTTTATCATTCACTGACTCCATGAATGCATCGAATGTAcctattacaatttttttctcaattttgatCATTCAATTCAAGGTACAGCGTGTTTATATGGAAATGACTTCTGAAATCtagaataaattaaaaaaaaaaaccgcacagtCATTCGATGCGCAGCAGACGCGTGTTCGCTTCGGATTCCAGTTCGAGTTGGAATTAGCATTTGTATAACGGAAAAAAAACTATCGGGAGTTCATCCCAACTGGTTGTGAAGTTTGAACTTTGTTAAATGATGATCGTAGCAGCGTTTTGTTTACATACCACTATAAACTTTGCATTGTAGCTTTATTTTTGGTCACGTTTTCGAGTTCGGCAAAATGACGCAAGGGGCCTCAAgtataaagaaatgtctcttggagataaaaaaaaacaagcttgGAATGCGTTGCGCATGGAATAGTTGCAATATTGCAAACAAACAATTACTAATTCAATACCTTATTAaagttcttgttcttgttttgTGTTTAGTTTGACTTGCAATTGCATCATGAGTAGAATGGCACATGGGCGACGCTTGTAAAtttgttgacgtgggactacgtctaaccggagtatatggggggtaaaatgaatacctaaacacagaacatgcaggaaaaaatgaaagattccaaatgcttataactcgaacatttcttactggatcggaaagatgtttgcatcaattgatcaaTTGATtgacggaatatttctacgcttctatcgcaatgaataaaattttatttttcattagataaacaattgaataactgtgaaatgtcaagcgttatctaaacgccctaactgcctagttttgattggtccgatttacggtttcccgaacacagacttcaaaatcaatgtacctgtgggaatccgcttagcaaatatacatgcaagtaggggacatttttgttccaaccgagctgcgtttccctaacacggacttcaaaatcaatgtgcctgggggaatccgctttgcaaatacatgaaagtcgggggtatttttgttccgattgaaatgtgtttccccaacacaaacgtaAGAACCAAGgtatctggggaaattggcattgcaaattcatgcaggtcgggtgtatttttcttccgactgaaatgtgtttatctaacacagacttcaaatccaaggagcgtggggaaattggcattgcaaatacatgcaaatcgggggcatttttattccggctgaaatgtgtttacctattacagacttctaaacgaaggtgtctggggaactcggaattgcaaatacatgcaaatcgggggcatttttgttctgactgaaatgtgtttgtctaatacagacttcaaaaccaagatgtcatcatatcaaacgtaaaagtactgtcattaaatttacttgtacgaagaacataatctttcCAAATGCATGAGTTGACCTCATATGGcaatatacaatctttttactcacaaagtaaatatattgaattcaattgaattcggaaattgtttcattcaatcaaaaattaaatcaatacaaacaaatgcttgctaagctaagatagtcccacgtcaaccttacggttatatcatagatataaccagtccattttttttcttacgaAACTAATGATGAGGTTCGAGAAACTAAtcgtgtttttgacgtaggattacgtctttcgggaacgtaTTGgggcacaaattgaaaatcgaaaatcgagcacatcgtgaaaattgtccaatttcaaacgcttattgctcagtcatttcatgatggattgatgaaatttttgcgtcagtcgatttcggcactccataacactttattatattgaagaaaataatatatgccatgaaactaactatcgaacaattgaaaaatctcaacccctatcctaacagaaatacctacttctgattgattgaaattgacgacaaatgcggcgggtccctaacagagacatcgaaaccaagctgcctgggggaaatcggcattgcaaatatatgaaagtaggggggatTTTTGTTCCTACAGAAAtttattccctaacagagacatcaaaatcaagctgcctggaggaaatcggcattgcaaatatatgcaagtcgggggcatttttatattgcaactaAGGTGAGtgtacgattaattctagcttataaaattcaaatttgaaactttactgttggttgcttcgtgaaatttcatatcaatgaccgatcatgcatcATGAAAAATGTAGCACAAATGTAATTttgaaattgtatatggtaacagTTGTGTTAGAAATTACTAGATTTGCTCATAtgcttcccatatgctctacatatggtcggtgttaagtcaaaacggaccatgtgacatttttatgatttcgagaaaaacgagtttgaagtttggtgctataaggaGTTTTCATTGggcgttcaaaacaatttcgataagttatgccttctgtacgcgtgattttccaaatctgataaatgtgaaaTGTACCTTACaaaatgtttaacctaatgcaatcaataactcgaaattttttgcgacttggtccgctctgacttaacaccgaccatatagtattaggtgttgttagtcaaattaaaattcgcattgggttgaataaacactcataaagtataaattataaaagaaaattaccttttccatttcaaatatgttttctcaataTTAAAATACTATGTTTATATAATTGATACTGaactgataattgtgttcggtattggtaactatcttatattacattggtgatttttttctttatttcatccgtacataacacaggaggcatctcatctaggatcacagagggcggttttcatcatatctcgtttcacttcggtatcttttatctgattcgcatcatccaacgactgttcatcatctttctatcatcatcattcggtaaacactggtggagtgaacaaataatacccaacaaccaaacaaaacggcccttttcagggccaccaaatcattatcaaagagtttaacaatgcaTCTCTTCAAACATAtataaaatcaacagatagcctaacggaatccaacgtcaactatgcggtagtAAGAGATACGACTATAAATAAAACCGCTACATGTGGAGTGTCGGGAATTTTCGGGCTAGTATCGATACAccgttttatcctgaaaaaaaaacttttcgatGCGCTTTATGAGTCGATGGAATCATTGGTTCGTTTTTCTTCTAAAATGATGTTGACCAGAATTTAACAAGTTATACAAGACCATGATCACTgaatttttgtattaaaattgaGTGACTTCAACGTGAAGGAACTGTCATTGGTACAACGTGCGATTGATTTATTAAAAGAAATGTTCGGCGAATGAATACTTTTGCATGACCCGTGAATTTGCCTGCAAGATCACGCTCTCCTCcgattcactttttttttatctcattaacGATCATCCGTTCGAAAAATCGTACAGcaacttttataatttttcatgtctttggaaggCAACCATCtacatatataaataaaaatggaagactAAATGATCAGAAATTTGTttgaaagaattcatatcaaaacaataatttttggcgggacgaagtttgccggttcaGATAGTATTACCATATTTTCGCACCCAATGATATCTTAATTCATTAGCTACTACTTACCATCAATTCCTTTTGATTTTGTATAACCTTGTTGGACAGAAATTTCggtttaaagcaactatgtgcgggAAGTGCATAACCTGacataaactaacaaatggaaatatccaataaaatacaaatataTTTAACTTTGATGAAAGAACACACTTTGTGATTGAACTTCTTACTGAGACACCAATGCAGGTTTTGCTCAATGTTTCTGTtttacgtgtttttttttaattcttattCATTCCCCCGCACTTTTTGAATAAGAATAGTTTACGATGTATTTCAAATGCCATTTTAAATACTGTTCATTATTTTTCCGACAACTTCGCTGTGTAtagtacactcgacaaaaaaattagaggaacagaatgcgaagccGGAagtttaagtgatttttgacatgctgtaacctcgtgaaaaatcaacgcatatcgatgggacgcgcatcattttttattaaaatattttacgtacatatttttatcttagtGTGTGTAGGTTTAGTGGGCAGcaatatcgagaagaaatgaaaaatcgattttctttgttttttcaagaatattctggacttacataattttttgctaaccaaaaaaaaaatagcaactccaattaaccttatcagcCAGCTTTcattggttccaagaacgttcgtGCAGGACCTCCCCACACAGATATACttttaatttgaatgaaaacatactCCTTCGTCTTTGAAgatgaattcaataaaaaaccatgaatcgttcgttctgagagtcacgtacttctgatacgatttgcgattaaatgtaCCTCTTATTTACCCTTATCTTAATCTAATTTATTTTAAAGTTGTAACTTAAAAATTatgcgcatcccatcgatatgcgttgatttttcacgaagttacagcatgtcaaaaatcactttaaaTTTTCGACTTTGCTCTCTGTTCCCCTAATTTTTTTGACGAGTGTATTTTCGGCCATTTGCATTGATATGAATGGAGTGCATTAAAACGAAAGTTATGAATCGTTCATTCCGAGgatacgcatagcattttgtacttctggtacaaATTCTGATgaagtgctcctctaatttactctatACTTTGATCGATCGACTGAAAAAAACggctaaacgtatcaatatgaatcgTTCACAGTGGTTTTGGGGATACACTAGACCGTTGAAGTAACAAATTaaccttgtacagaatttattggagttttaaaAACTTTTGATTTGCGGTGCGCTCATTATTTATGGAATTATTAATCATCAAACACAAAGggggaatttttcattcaaacgaaTATATTTCATATTGGAACATCGTACAGGAGCGCGATAGGGATCAAATGAAAGctagttgataaggttaattggatttgttatCGACTTAGTTGGCAAAAAAATTTCTTGGTCcagaaaatctggaaaaataaagaaatcgatttttcatctcttctcaatatttttatccactacatctacacactcCAATACAGCcatcccatgccaaaccgatatggaGTGGATacccaaactaaaaatgtgtgtatgGGGTAATCCTCACTTCTTCCACTTAACCACTCCGATCAGACTAAACACACGCGCTGTTATGTGATGACAGCAGCGTGATTGTGATTTTGTAATTCGAccaagtgtgatttgaagtatttcaataatcCCTTGTGCTCACTCAAGGCTTCCAACACGCCGGCTATGTACCTGGCTTTAGATtgattgaggttacttgcgcaTGAAGCGGACgaagcgccatctgtcatttaacaacgttaATAAAATCGTTTTGTTTAGAAAACGAACGATGGTTGAATTATTTGGAtattcttcatacaaaaatactgaaatcgcaTTTTTTACCCTAATCGGTATTTAAAATATGGTAATCGGTAATATGgtaatacgtttttgagaaaaatctgtttctatctatgaaatttttttttttccgtgtaaatttatttatgtatttttacatgaaaatttaaacaatttcctacatttcattctctgatcaAAATtctgtaggtattatagttttggacttaaaaatttttgtaaaaaaataagaaattaaattttgGCCCTTTCCAAagagtagtctaattcttttttggacATTTCATAACGAGGGTATGTTATATCGAATTTCcctgtagtggttctcagattttcgtcaaatgtggtaattttgttctttaacgcaaaacattagacccgcatttttaacttttttttattaggttgcccattttcatttcagggtggtccgaaaatattttttttctactttttcccctaaaatgattttttttaaattcataaccactgaaccgatttagatgatcgacatatctaatCGAAGGCAATTagcttattttttttaaaatattgaactcgcAAAAAATGGATTGTTTGTAAAAAAATCATACCTCCATTTTtatgattattattatttttttatttttactttgaTTGACGAGTATACTCGTCATGCGTATAAATCAGTGACAATTAGctatttgaattgtaatttttgagaaaacaaaacatattcTAAAACTTCAAGATGTTTAGATGTCGCAAGTGTAGAACGAAATACAGCGAATCCAGGCTGGCGAATTCTAGGATCTACCAGAAGGTGGAAAGCTGACTGGACCGAATATGACGCGCGTCAACTTCGTAGGCTCAATCAACAAAAGAAAGCTGAAAAGGTCAGGAACCGTCGCAGAAGGAATCAAAGGATGAACCAACCCAATAGGAATAATCGTCGAAATGTTGACAGTAGAAGGAATTACAGCAACTCAGCTacaaataataacaataatgcgCGCCACAGAAATATCAGGAGCAACTCATACATTAATAACATCCGCCATCATAACCCAAACAGATATGACAGTACATTCAACATGAACAACATTCGATTTAATAGTAACGAATCCAGCAGCAGGAACAATAATCAACGCAGGAACAACATTAACAATCATTAACGCAGGA from Toxorhynchites rutilus septentrionalis strain SRP chromosome 3, ASM2978413v1, whole genome shotgun sequence encodes:
- the LOC129777800 gene encoding cytochrome P450 4c21-like, with amino-acid sequence MGAALLFLPLMLIIILLIVTVRFLRPLKYAQPIPIAPFALPLVGHLLRFIGNTSERGFWSIISSFEPDARLTKLMFGPLPVILVQHPDLVQAVLRNEKMYDKPFPYDFFHLRHGLICERDGERWKQTRRLLNPAFKMKVLAEFVPIFDSRARKLVDTLKPLADGSRDINLVEFVTRSSHETIFSTSLGCNVEGRPGENECFENFELIQNCVGMRLLRPELFLEPVYRLCSNYDKEKKSRAICTAFVDKLIQERCKKLSDNNNDSEENIQSHIFMDNLLHLQLNGQNLSDRDISDHLHTLMIAGYETSALTICYTCLALAQHPDIQNNVVAELRDIFHSPSVELNLETLNRLEYTEMVIKETMRLFPVIPIIARETGAPIVLDGVRIPRKQVLIMSFHSLHRRKDCWGDEPDRFDPERFRAEACQARHPYAYLPFSGGYRNCIGNRYGMISLKTALTRLLLEYEIRTNIKRKDMRFRYEISMRLVGPYTVQLIKRS